A portion of the Lampris incognitus isolate fLamInc1 chromosome 9, fLamInc1.hap2, whole genome shotgun sequence genome contains these proteins:
- the LOC130118388 gene encoding tRNA selenocysteine 1-associated protein 1-like isoform X2 has product MDASGYCFVELADEATAERCLRKVNGKPLPGASPPRRFKLNRATYGRQGENRTNYSDSSHHQQYYYSDNQYYQQYSNYCSNWGYDLSAGNNGSYYYDHYDYNNQSYGDAKDEGLEDPLLELDVVEANRQFISESEELYDALIDCHWSVLVPPTPPHAQ; this is encoded by the exons AT GGATGCATCTGGATATTGTTTTGTGGAGCTGGCAGATGAAGCCACAGCAGAGAGGTGTCTGAGGAAAGTCAATGGAAAGCCCTTACCTGGAGCCAGTCCG CCAAGAAGGTTCAAGCTTAATCGTGCCACTTATGGAAGACAGGGAGAGAACAG GACTAACTATTCAGACAGCAGCCATCATCAACAGTACTACTACAGTGATAATCAGTACTATCAACAATACTCCAATTACTGCTCAAATTGGGGGTATGACCTGAGTGCAGGAAACAATGGCAGTTACTACTATGACCATTATGATTATAATAATCAG tcctaTGGAGATGCTAAAGATGAAGGACTAGAGG ACCCCTTATTGGAACTGGATGTGGTGGAGGCCAACAGGCAGTTCATATCGGAGAGCGAGGAGCTTTATGATGCCCTGATAGACTGTCACTGGTCTGTTCTGGTGCCACCTACACCACCGCATGCACAGTAG
- the LOC130118388 gene encoding tRNA selenocysteine 1-associated protein 1-like isoform X1: MDEKFICRAFATMGELVTGVRIIRNKMNWDASGYCFVELADEATAERCLRKVNGKPLPGASPPRRFKLNRATYGRQGENRTNYSDSSHHQQYYYSDNQYYQQYSNYCSNWGYDLSAGNNGSYYYDHYDYNNQSYGDAKDEGLEDPLLELDVVEANRQFISESEELYDALIDCHWSVLVPPTPPHAQ, translated from the exons ATGGATGAGAAGTTCATATGTCGCGCCTTTGCAACCATGGGGGAACTAGTAACGGGGGTGAGAATTATCCGTAACAAAATGAACTG GGATGCATCTGGATATTGTTTTGTGGAGCTGGCAGATGAAGCCACAGCAGAGAGGTGTCTGAGGAAAGTCAATGGAAAGCCCTTACCTGGAGCCAGTCCG CCAAGAAGGTTCAAGCTTAATCGTGCCACTTATGGAAGACAGGGAGAGAACAG GACTAACTATTCAGACAGCAGCCATCATCAACAGTACTACTACAGTGATAATCAGTACTATCAACAATACTCCAATTACTGCTCAAATTGGGGGTATGACCTGAGTGCAGGAAACAATGGCAGTTACTACTATGACCATTATGATTATAATAATCAG tcctaTGGAGATGCTAAAGATGAAGGACTAGAGG ACCCCTTATTGGAACTGGATGTGGTGGAGGCCAACAGGCAGTTCATATCGGAGAGCGAGGAGCTTTATGATGCCCTGATAGACTGTCACTGGTCTGTTCTGGTGCCACCTACACCACCGCATGCACAGTAG
- the LOC130118230 gene encoding syntaxin-12-like — MSYGRGDSYRPQPRDFSNLTQTCSTNIQKITQNTGQIKTMLCQMGTRQETSELQERLQQLQHYTNQLAKETNRHLKELGSLPSPPSPSEQRQQKIQKERLMNDFSAALNNFQVMQRRAAEKEKESVARARAGSRLMGDGCNVDEQLVTFAKEDDDWGQSQSQIEEPAITEEDLEIIRERETNIRQLEADIMDVNQIFKDLAIMIHDQGEIIDSIEANVESAEVHVDRGTAQLQRAAYYQKKSRKRMCTLALVLFLVFYHPRDHHLAGH; from the exons ATGTCCTACGGAAGAGGAGATAGCTACCGGCCACAGCCAAGAGACTTCAGTAACCTGACCCAGACATGCAGCACCAACATCCAGAAAATCACCCAGAACA CTGGGCAGATCAAAACCATGTTGTGTCAAATGGGAACGAGACAGGAAACCTCAGAGTTGCAGGAGAGGCT CCAGCAGCTGCAGCACTACACAAACCAGCTGGCTAAAGAAACCAACAGACACCTGAAAGAGCTGGGCTCCCTACCGTCACCTCcatccccctctgaacag AGACAGCAAAAGATCCAGAAGGAGCGTTTGATGAACGACTTCTCTGCAGCTCTCAACAACTTCCAGGTGATGCAGCGACGGGCCGCGGAGAAAGAGAAGGAGTCGGTGGCAAGGGCCCGGGCCGGGTCCCGCCTAATG GGAGATGGTTGCAACGTGGATGAGCAGCTGGTTACGTTTGCAAA AGAAGATGATGACTGGGGACAGAGCCAGTCTCAGATTGAGGAGCCTGCCatcacagaggaggacctggagatcatcagagagagagagaccaacatCAGACAGCTAGAG GCTGACATTATGGATGTGAACCAAATCTTCAAGGACCTGGCCATTATGATTCATGACCAGGGTGAAATAATAG ACAGCATTGAGGCAAATGTGGAGAGCGCTGAAGTCCATGTGGACAGAGGCACTGCCCAGCTTCAAAGAGCTGCCTATTACCAG AAGAAGTCACGTAAGAGGATGTGCACCTTGGCCTTGGTGCTGTTCCTAGTGTTTTACCATCCTCGTGATCATCATCTGGCAGGCCATTAA
- the popdc3 gene encoding popeye domain-containing protein 3 has protein sequence MEPSDFEAMNTSQGTTAVVFHPLCKEWREGAEGAVFHLAHILLVLGFMGGSGFYGLLYLFTFLTLGFFCESVSAWSDACTTDTFLWSFALFGVCVGQVVHISYRLRNVTFDKDFQELYSRLFKKLGVSVTHFARIVACCDGDVHTLERDHLFAMEGKTAIDKLSVLLSGRIRVTVNGEFLHYIQPFQFLDSPEWDSLRPSEDGVFQVTLRAESRCRYVAWRRKKLYLLFAKHRYIAKIFALVVRNDIAEKLYSLNDKALDSEGHRYDLRLPSYCHEPELE, from the exons ATGGAGCCCTCTGATTTCGAAGccatgaacaccagccaggggaCCACCGCCGTTGTTTTCCACCCGCTGTGCAAAGAGTGGAGGGAGGGCGCCGAGGGCGCCGTCTTCCACCTGGCCCACATCTTGCTGGTGCTGGGCTTCATGGGGGGCAGCGGCTTCTACGGCCTCCTCTACCTCTTCACCTTCCTGACGCTCGGCTTCTTCTGCGAGTCCGTCTCGGCATGGTCGGACGCCTGCACCACGGACACCTTCCTGTGGAGCTTCGCCCTGTTCGGGGTGTGCGTCGGCCAGGTCGTGCACATTTCCTACAGGCTGCGCAACGTCACGTTCGACAAGGACTTCCAGGAGCTGTACAGCCGCCTGTTCAAAAAGCTGGGGGTCTCCGTCACCCACTTCGCCAGGATAGTCGCCTGCTGCGACGGGGACGTCCACACGCTCGAGAGAGACCACCTCTTCGCGATGGAGGGCAAAACTGCGATCGATAAGCTGTCTGTGCTTCTGTCGGGCAG AATACGCGTAACGGTGAATGGGGAGTTTCTGCATTACATCCAGCCTTTCCAGTTTCTAGATTCCCCTGAATGGGACTCCCTCAGACCATCAGAGGACGGAGTTTTCCAG GTGACGCTGCGCGCCGAGAGCCGATGCAGGTACGTGGCGTGGAGGAGGAAGAAACTCTACCTCCTCTTCGCCAAGCACCGCTACATAGCCAAGATATTCGCCCTGGTGGTGCGCAACGACATCGCGGAGAAGCTGTACTCCCTCAACGACAAGGCTTTGGACAGCGAGGGGCACCGCTACGATCTCCGGTTACCCTCTTACTGTCATGAGCCCGAATTAGAATAG